The window CTTCTTCTTTTACGTTCGTACAGAACGTCATTTATGGAAATGGTGATGCCAGAAGATTAAAAAAACCGCTATTTCAAAAAGCGTTTAATTATTatgatgtattttatttatttgtttatgtattgaagatgaaaatgtattttttctttatgtaaCATTTCAGTATGTTGTGTTAATGTTTGTTAAGTGTTACTTTTCTCTGCATATTTTAAggcatattaaaaatgtattgaatAATTAATTGACCTAAAAATCTTTACCGTTAGTTGGTttcttcataaaaatattttacccaTCCGTTACAGCTATGCAATGGGGAAAATTTCAATAACTTGGcactatatttttgtaattataacaggtttagtataaatatttttttgaataaaatatttagtaaattacTTAAAGTAATCTAAAttgaatattgtttaattttcgaTATTATATCGACAAAATAGTTGATTTCGagcttttttcgaaaaaagttatttacatattaatttatacaCCCATCCCTGGGTTTTTAATTGACAACTGCAGCCAACTtcattgtattttgttttctttttacaacTGTGTATATTATacacatatagaaaaaaatataagaattatttcaataaatttcaattaataattaataaaaatgtccaGCGATTCTAACCAGGAAAATAATCAGCGAAACAATGAAGCTGGCGACAAGGAACAGACCGTTAGCGATAAAAAACCTTTGTCATTTAAAGACTGGAAAAGTTTAAAGGAAAGCCAGAATAAACCtcaagaaaaaacacaaaatgcaaaaagtaaaaatgttaataaaactaataacaataatattagcAAAGATAATAGAAATAGTGATCGAAATGTCTTTAATAATAGCGCAAGAAATTTCAATGGTCAGGGAGTTGGAAATTTCTTTAACACTAATCAACGTCTGCCCGGTATTATGCcaccaaataatttttttggcatgaataatttcaacaacaatcgtatgaataataacaattttaatgataattttggTATAAgtggtaataataataataataattgttttggAATCTCCAATAAtggttttaataataacaatggaTTTGGTTTTAATAACTATAATGGACCCAActtgaaaaataacaacaactctaACTTTAATAGTCCCAACACTCTTGGTGGTAATAATAAGTTACTTAACAGTCCTAATAGATTAAATGGACCCAACGTTGATTTACCAGACAATTTTTTCGCCTCCGATGGCATTTATCGTCAAAGGGATATGATGCAAAAACCTTTGCCACCCAGTCATAATCCCTTTAAAAATGAACAGAAAGCCaatgaattattaaaagaaTTCGATCGTAGTCGTTACACTAAAGAtgataaaaagaagaaaaaatccaaaaaatcaGCTGGAGATAATAAAAAATCcgataaaaccaaaaataatggGCAAGGATCTAATGTAGTTGTAAATAATGAACCTAAAGTATATATAGCCAATCCTAAGGCAAAACAAGATGGCAAACCATTTATACCTAAACCAAAAATACCCGAAGAGAATCTTGAAATTAGTAAAGAggagaaaaaacaacaatggAAAGAATATAGAGAGGCTATGAAACCTTTTAAAAATCGTGAATTTTACAATGCCAAACGTGTGGTACAGCGTCTGGGTAAAATACCGGTGGCGGAGTTGGAGGAAAGACAATTATTACGTTTAGCCAATGCTCGAGAGATTATGGcaaatcataaaaaacatttaactgaAAAATACGGCAATTATGTTAAAGCTGATGATAGTTCCAATGAAATGGGCGAACTATATGTTTTGAAGAAAAATCCTTCCCGAGATATGTACTTTAAACCACCCGTGCAAAATACAGGCAATTTTGGCGACCACGAAGCGGGTAGAAAAATTTTGGGTGGTTATGGTGGTTTTAAGGGTTTCGTTTCGGGTGGTATGCTAGAGCGTCCGACGACAACATTTAGCATGGattaaatattataagaaaGTAATTATTAAATCAACTTGCAAGAGAAAGGGGAGGCATAAAGAACAATGTCATAATGTCTATGGATATAAAATGCGAAATTTGCACCAATACAACGACAGTATCCTATCAGGTTAAGGTGTGCCTTTTGAAATAAGGCTAATTAGGATACTTggaattgataattttttttttggattttgtatttgttattttggAGAATAaatcacaataacaaaattcagattgttttccatttttttcaaattccctCATGGTGCAATGTCGAGCACTATTCTTAATGTTATCAAATAGTTAATAACAAGAAGGTCTTCAATTCTGCGGCAATTTTCCTTGGACGGATGACAATGAACTTCATGACACTCCAATCAATTTTAatcgtattaaaaacaaaatatttttcattagaaccaataaaatgtataatttaagagaaacaaatttttgactatctttaattttaatctttaac of the Lucilia cuprina isolate Lc7/37 chromosome 2, ASM2204524v1, whole genome shotgun sequence genome contains:
- the LOC111679611 gene encoding putative uncharacterized protein DDB_G0282133, whose protein sequence is MSSDSNQENNQRNNEAGDKEQTVSDKKPLSFKDWKSLKESQNKPQEKTQNAKSKNVNKTNNNNISKDNRNSDRNVFNNSARNFNGQGVGNFFNTNQRLPGIMPPNNFFGMNNFNNNRMNNNNFNDNFGISGNNNNNNCFGISNNGFNNNNGFGFNNYNGPNLKNNNNSNFNSPNTLGGNNKLLNSPNRLNGPNVDLPDNFFASDGIYRQRDMMQKPLPPSHNPFKNEQKANELLKEFDRSRYTKDDKKKKKSKKSAGDNKKSDKTKNNGQGSNVVVNNEPKVYIANPKAKQDGKPFIPKPKIPEENLEISKEEKKQQWKEYREAMKPFKNREFYNAKRVVQRLGKIPVAELEERQLLRLANAREIMANHKKHLTEKYGNYVKADDSSNEMGELYVLKKNPSRDMYFKPPVQNTGNFGDHEAGRKILGGYGGFKGFVSGGMLERPTTTFSMD